The Flavobacterium psychrophilum genome includes a region encoding these proteins:
- a CDS encoding tetraacyldisaccharide 4'-kinase: MKFLRRLLFPFSLIYLLVTTVRNFFYNKGIFKSYGFNIPVIAIGNLSTGGTGKTPQTEYLIRLLSDNYKVATLSRGYKRKSKGFVLGSTTSDANILGDEPFQFYQKFPQIRVAVDADRKNGIEQLLSLSPKPQVLLLDDAYQHRRVKAGLYILLTSYGDIYPDDFLLPAGNLREGRAGADRAAVIIVTKCPPELSQNTMDSIVKKLKPNPSQKVYFTCIEYDSSVYSEERQLTEEEVKSTEKALVAGIAKPQPFFDHLYQQGDEVLAYPDHHDFTDKELAELEEKSKIKIIVTTEKDYVRLRGKLPKNRLFYLPIKSRFLTGANDFDNIILNYVGKSTGNSKIHS, translated from the coding sequence ATGAAATTTCTACGTAGGCTTTTGTTTCCTTTCTCTCTTATTTACCTGTTGGTAACAACAGTGCGTAATTTTTTCTACAATAAGGGAATTTTTAAATCGTATGGTTTCAATATTCCGGTAATTGCCATTGGTAATTTAAGTACTGGCGGTACGGGTAAAACACCTCAGACTGAATATTTAATACGTCTATTGTCTGATAACTATAAAGTAGCAACGCTTAGCCGTGGCTATAAAAGAAAATCTAAAGGTTTTGTTTTGGGCAGTACTACCAGCGATGCCAATATATTAGGCGATGAACCTTTTCAGTTTTATCAGAAATTCCCGCAGATAAGGGTGGCTGTGGATGCCGACAGAAAAAACGGAATCGAACAATTATTATCACTTTCCCCGAAACCACAAGTATTGCTTTTGGACGATGCCTACCAGCATAGAAGGGTTAAAGCGGGGCTATATATACTACTGACTTCGTATGGCGATATCTATCCTGATGATTTTCTTTTGCCGGCGGGTAACCTTCGTGAAGGCAGGGCGGGAGCAGATAGGGCAGCTGTTATTATTGTAACCAAATGTCCACCTGAATTGTCTCAAAATACGATGGATAGTATAGTGAAAAAGCTAAAGCCAAATCCTTCACAAAAAGTATATTTTACTTGTATAGAATATGATAGCTCCGTATATTCGGAAGAGCGGCAGCTTACTGAAGAAGAGGTGAAATCTACTGAAAAAGCATTGGTTGCAGGTATTGCAAAGCCACAGCCTTTTTTTGATCATTTGTATCAGCAAGGTGATGAAGTACTTGCTTATCCGGATCATCATGACTTTACAGATAAGGAGCTTGCAGAGTTAGAAGAAAAATCGAAAATAAAAATAATCGTTACTACCGAAAAAGATTATGTGAGGTTAAGAGGGAAGCTGCCTAAAAACAGGCTTTTCTACCTGCCTATAAAAAGCCGTTTTCTTACAGGGGCAAACGATTTTGATAATATTATTTTAAACTATGTGGGAAAAAGTACAGGAAACAGCAAAATACATTCTTGA
- a CDS encoding alpha/beta hydrolase — protein sequence MQKLLTFLISKSLGLYINLLGYIYPKKASQLAYKYFTHPRDGRLIKEALPEILKEAEAEMITHNDFLFQTYTWKGNATKVMLLHGWESNASRWELLIGYLKKSGSTIIAVDAPAHGLSSGNEFNIPQYAELVNVVAESVKPDYLIGHSLGGATAIYFQSHYTNEYIKKMVILGAPSDLSTILRNYVGMLSLNSNVFQLLEKHFFEHFRIKTHEFSGSLFAKKIKIKALLAHDVKDTVVSYKEGKKIAAAWPDARFITTKGLGHSMHDASLYNTIYSFLFEEQ from the coding sequence ATGCAAAAACTACTAACCTTTCTCATTTCCAAATCGCTTGGGCTTTATATAAACCTGCTTGGCTATATCTATCCAAAGAAAGCCAGCCAGCTTGCCTATAAGTATTTTACCCATCCCCGTGACGGCAGGCTGATTAAAGAGGCACTACCCGAAATACTTAAAGAGGCCGAAGCCGAAATGATAACCCATAACGATTTTCTTTTCCAGACTTATACATGGAAAGGCAACGCTACAAAAGTGATGCTCCTTCACGGATGGGAAAGCAACGCTTCCCGCTGGGAGCTTCTTATCGGCTATCTTAAAAAATCAGGAAGTACTATTATTGCTGTAGACGCGCCTGCACATGGACTATCATCCGGAAACGAATTCAACATTCCGCAGTACGCAGAACTTGTAAATGTGGTTGCCGAATCTGTAAAGCCGGATTACCTTATAGGTCATTCCCTTGGCGGAGCAACGGCTATATATTTTCAATCGCACTACACCAACGAATACATAAAGAAGATGGTGATTTTAGGCGCACCAAGTGACCTGAGTACGATCTTAAGAAATTACGTTGGCATGCTTAGCCTTAACAGTAATGTTTTCCAGCTTTTAGAAAAACACTTTTTTGAGCATTTCAGGATTAAGACACATGAATTTTCAGGAAGCCTTTTCGCTAAAAAAATAAAAATTAAAGCACTGCTTGCCCACGATGTAAAAGATACTGTAGTATCTTATAAAGAGGGTAAAAAAATTGCTGCTGCCTGGCCTGATGCGCGATTTATCACCACTAAAGGACTAGGACACAGTATGCACGACGCATCTTTATACAATACTATATACTCTTTCTTATTTGAAGAGCAATAA
- a CDS encoding purine nucleoside phosphorylase: MWEKVQETAKYILDKTGFTPRYGIILGSGLGSFTDEIEIEHMLEYTDIPNFPVSTVEGHSGSLVFGKIGQNNVVAMKGRFHYYEGYSMEEVTFPVRVMKALGVDKLIVSNASGGVNSFYKVGDIVIIYDHINFFPEHPLRGKNDDRFGPRFLNMHEAYSRKMIAKAKEIAVAQSIDVKDGIYLGLQGPTYETMSEYRMVKILGADCVGMSTVPEVIVARHMNMECFGLSVITDMGNEEGIETLSHDEVLQAAKMAEPKVKALIKELIIKY; this comes from the coding sequence ATGTGGGAAAAAGTACAGGAAACAGCAAAATACATTCTTGACAAGACTGGCTTTACGCCACGTTATGGTATAATTTTAGGATCGGGGCTTGGTAGCTTTACCGATGAAATAGAAATAGAACATATGCTGGAGTATACCGATATTCCAAACTTTCCAGTTTCAACGGTAGAAGGTCATTCCGGAAGCCTTGTGTTTGGAAAAATAGGGCAGAATAACGTGGTGGCTATGAAGGGCCGTTTTCATTATTACGAAGGCTATTCTATGGAAGAGGTTACTTTTCCGGTAAGGGTAATGAAGGCTTTAGGTGTAGATAAGCTTATTGTTTCTAATGCTTCGGGAGGTGTAAACTCTTTTTACAAGGTTGGTGATATCGTAATTATTTACGATCACATCAACTTTTTCCCTGAACATCCGTTGCGCGGAAAGAACGATGACCGTTTTGGCCCGCGATTTTTAAATATGCACGAAGCATACAGCCGTAAGATGATCGCCAAAGCAAAAGAAATTGCCGTTGCACAATCTATAGATGTTAAAGATGGTATTTACCTAGGTCTGCAGGGGCCTACATACGAGACAATGTCGGAATACCGAATGGTTAAAATTCTTGGCGCTGATTGCGTTGGTATGTCTACCGTGCCGGAAGTTATAGTGGCAAGACATATGAATATGGAATGTTTCGGACTTTCAGTTATTACCGATATGGGTAACGAGGAAGGTATCGAAACCCTTAGCCATGACGAAGTACTACAAGCTGCAAAAATGGCTGAACCGAAAGTAAAAGCGCTTATTAAAGAACTTATTATTAAGTATTAA
- a CDS encoding transcriptional regulator, which produces MSSIRTVIVEDSRLARNELKELIKTHSEINVIGEAENVDDAFAMINELKPQLIFLDINMPGKDGFELLEMLDDVPITVFTTAFDEYAIKSFEYNALDYLLKPINEKRFSDAVQKIKDKVSDVNEQPTPSAATHQLTEESQIFIKDGEKCWLVKIGEVFLFEIVGNYTRVYFKDCKPLIYKSLNQIEERLPETVFFRVNRQQIINLKYIKSVDNWFNGKLKATMNDGTEIEISRRQSALFKDMLSL; this is translated from the coding sequence ATGAGTAGCATAAGAACTGTAATAGTAGAAGATTCCCGCCTTGCACGGAATGAGCTGAAAGAGCTAATTAAAACGCATTCGGAAATTAACGTTATTGGCGAAGCAGAGAATGTTGATGATGCCTTTGCAATGATCAATGAATTGAAGCCGCAACTTATTTTCCTGGATATTAATATGCCGGGCAAAGATGGCTTTGAACTTTTAGAAATGCTGGATGATGTTCCTATCACCGTATTTACAACTGCTTTTGATGAATATGCTATAAAATCTTTCGAATACAACGCACTGGATTATCTGCTTAAGCCTATTAATGAGAAGAGGTTTTCGGATGCCGTTCAAAAAATAAAAGATAAAGTTAGTGATGTAAATGAACAGCCAACTCCATCGGCTGCGACACATCAGCTTACCGAAGAAAGCCAGATATTTATCAAGGATGGCGAAAAATGCTGGCTTGTAAAAATAGGTGAGGTGTTTTTATTTGAAATCGTAGGCAACTATACCCGCGTCTATTTTAAAGATTGCAAGCCTCTTATCTATAAGTCGCTTAATCAGATAGAAGAGCGACTGCCCGAAACAGTTTTCTTTAGGGTAAACAGGCAGCAGATTATTAATCTTAAATATATTAAATCGGTAGATAACTGGTTTAATGGCAAACTAAAAGCTACAATGAATGATGGCACCGAAATTGAGATTTCGAGGCGTCAATCGGCATTGTTTAAAGATATGCTTAGTTTATAA
- a CDS encoding glyceraldehyde-3-phosphate dehydrogenase yields the protein MNKKTKIAINGFGRIGRNLFRLLINHPSIEVVAINDIADARTMAHLIKYDSIHGILPYEVSHTEDSIVIDGKPYPFLRKKNAADQDWKSLEIDIVIEATGKFKTLEDASKHLDAGAKKVILSAPPEDDRIKTVVLGVNEHILDGTEKVISNASCTTNNAAPMMKIINDLCGIEQAYITTVHSYTTDQSLHDQPHKDLRRARGAAQSIVPTTTGAAKALTKIFPQFEGKIGGGGIRVPVPDGSLTDITCYVKREVSIDEINAAFKNAADNELKGILAYTEDPIVSVDIIGNRNSCLFDSQLTSVIDRMVKVVGWYDNEIGYSSRIIDLILFLEK from the coding sequence ATGAATAAAAAAACAAAAATTGCCATAAATGGTTTTGGCCGCATAGGCCGAAACCTTTTCAGGCTTTTAATTAACCATCCGTCTATTGAGGTGGTTGCAATAAACGATATTGCCGATGCCCGTACTATGGCGCATCTTATAAAATACGACAGTATTCACGGTATCTTGCCTTATGAGGTTTCTCACACAGAAGACAGTATTGTTATTGACGGAAAGCCCTACCCTTTCTTAAGAAAGAAAAATGCAGCCGACCAGGACTGGAAATCTCTCGAAATTGATATTGTAATTGAAGCCACAGGCAAATTCAAAACCCTTGAAGACGCCAGCAAACACCTTGATGCAGGAGCGAAGAAAGTAATACTTTCTGCACCACCGGAAGATGACCGTATTAAAACTGTTGTTCTTGGTGTTAACGAACACATACTGGACGGTACCGAAAAAGTAATATCTAACGCCAGCTGTACCACAAACAATGCCGCACCAATGATGAAGATCATAAATGACCTTTGCGGTATTGAACAGGCGTACATTACTACAGTTCACTCTTACACTACAGACCAAAGCCTGCACGACCAACCTCATAAAGACCTCAGAAGGGCACGTGGCGCAGCGCAGTCTATTGTCCCTACAACAACGGGAGCTGCTAAAGCGTTAACAAAGATTTTTCCTCAGTTTGAAGGTAAAATTGGCGGCGGAGGTATTCGTGTACCTGTACCCGATGGTTCATTAACTGATATAACATGCTACGTAAAACGCGAAGTAAGTATTGATGAAATAAATGCCGCCTTTAAAAATGCCGCCGATAACGAGCTGAAAGGAATATTGGCCTACACGGAAGACCCCATAGTATCTGTAGATATCATTGGCAACCGTAACTCATGCCTATTCGATTCCCAGTTAACATCTGTTATTGACAGGATGGTAAAAGTCGTAGGATGGTATGATAACGAAATTGGTTATTCGTCAAGAATTATAGATCTTATACTGTTTTTGGAGAAGTAA
- a CDS encoding NGG1p interacting factor NIF3 translates to MQIKDILLVLETMAPLAYAEDFDNVGLLTGNINDEATGILVCHDALEGVIDEAIKNNCNLIVCFHPILFSGLKKITGKNYVELAVIKAIKNDIAIYAVHTALDNHQQGVNKIFCDALGLINTKILIPKENHIRKLVTYTILENLEKLRNALFNAGAGSIGNYENCSFNSQGLGTYQGNENSNPEIGIPGEFVEAQEIKIEVTFEKQLEGKILKALFTNHVYEEVAYEIYNLNNSHQNIGLGMIGEFAEPMDEKEFLLFVKEKMQADGIRHSAFNGRTIKKVAVLGGSGSFAIKNAIGSGADAFLTADLKYHQFYEAEGKLLLADIGHFESERYIQEYIADYLGKHLDMKVIITGINTNPVKYL, encoded by the coding sequence ATGCAAATTAAAGATATACTACTTGTACTAGAAACTATGGCGCCCTTAGCCTACGCTGAGGATTTTGATAATGTTGGGTTGCTTACCGGAAATATAAACGATGAGGCTACAGGCATACTGGTATGCCATGATGCACTTGAAGGTGTTATTGACGAAGCAATTAAAAACAATTGTAACCTGATAGTATGCTTTCACCCGATTTTGTTTTCGGGATTAAAAAAGATAACCGGTAAAAATTATGTAGAGCTCGCCGTTATTAAAGCAATAAAAAATGACATTGCCATTTATGCTGTCCATACTGCACTAGACAATCATCAGCAGGGAGTGAATAAAATATTTTGCGATGCATTGGGACTTATCAACACTAAGATACTTATACCTAAAGAAAACCATATTCGCAAGCTGGTAACCTATACTATACTCGAAAACCTTGAAAAATTGCGCAACGCTCTTTTTAATGCAGGTGCAGGCAGCATAGGCAATTACGAAAATTGCAGTTTCAATTCGCAAGGCTTAGGCACATATCAGGGTAACGAAAACAGTAATCCTGAAATTGGCATACCCGGTGAATTTGTAGAAGCACAGGAGATTAAAATTGAAGTAACTTTCGAAAAACAGTTGGAAGGTAAAATTCTGAAAGCGCTATTTACCAATCACGTGTACGAAGAGGTTGCCTATGAGATTTACAACCTGAATAACAGTCATCAAAATATAGGCCTTGGCATGATAGGAGAGTTTGCAGAGCCAATGGATGAAAAAGAATTCCTTCTTTTTGTAAAAGAAAAAATGCAGGCTGATGGAATTAGGCACAGTGCTTTTAACGGCAGGACAATTAAAAAAGTAGCAGTTCTCGGAGGGTCGGGAAGTTTCGCTATTAAAAACGCTATAGGCTCTGGCGCAGATGCTTTTCTTACCGCCGACTTAAAATACCACCAGTTTTACGAGGCAGAAGGCAAACTTTTACTTGCCGATATTGGTCATTTTGAAAGCGAACGATACATTCAGGAATATATTGCAGATTATCTCGGCAAACACTTAGATATGAAAGTAATTATCACTGGGATTAATACTAATCCTGTAAAATATCTGTAG
- a CDS encoding histidine kinase: protein MNLLNNAKYHFYTASAFILYVLCSLTLGKVSYRIRYPETMGDSSVVPYYIFEGIICGVVAYLLSNILLYFLERLIVFNDLKRSAILKMLFILTVVVIGYSLIIWPLLDFTYYLLMGKHMAATLFMMIMNVPYFGAIFTIWLFVIITIKAYRHINEVKISQLQLESNLRDSQLNTLKGQINPHFMFNSLNNIRGLILEDAPRARDMITRLSEMLRYSLTKNGVNTIPLKEELQTVDNYIEVSKIQFEDRLNFVIDVNPETINTGIPPMVIQMLVENAVKHGIGKIKEGGEVRLRVDTIDNDLVIIVQNSGKLLITDGSTRLGLENIKQRLSLLYGNKAYFTLEENSNFVEAKIIIPRA from the coding sequence ATGAATTTATTAAATAACGCTAAATATCATTTCTACACAGCTTCTGCATTCATCTTGTATGTGTTATGTTCGCTTACCTTGGGTAAGGTATCATATCGTATCAGGTATCCCGAAACTATGGGAGATTCATCGGTAGTTCCCTATTATATTTTTGAAGGTATTATTTGCGGCGTAGTTGCTTACCTGTTATCCAACATCCTGCTTTATTTTTTAGAACGCCTTATCGTATTTAACGATCTTAAGCGATCGGCAATATTAAAAATGCTTTTTATATTAACGGTTGTTGTTATAGGGTATAGCCTAATTATCTGGCCATTATTAGATTTTACCTACTACCTGCTTATGGGTAAGCATATGGCGGCTACACTTTTTATGATGATAATGAATGTGCCTTATTTTGGAGCAATATTTACCATTTGGCTATTTGTTATTATAACTATTAAAGCCTACCGACACATTAATGAAGTTAAAATAAGCCAGCTTCAGCTTGAATCTAATTTAAGAGATTCACAGCTAAACACGTTGAAAGGGCAAATTAATCCGCACTTTATGTTTAACAGCTTAAACAATATACGCGGACTTATATTAGAGGATGCACCACGGGCAAGAGATATGATAACGCGCCTTTCTGAAATGCTTCGTTACAGCCTTACAAAGAATGGTGTAAATACAATTCCTCTTAAAGAAGAATTGCAGACAGTAGATAACTATATTGAGGTTTCTAAAATTCAGTTTGAAGACAGATTAAATTTTGTGATAGATGTTAATCCGGAAACCATTAATACGGGTATTCCGCCAATGGTTATACAGATGCTGGTAGAAAATGCAGTAAAGCATGGTATAGGTAAAATTAAGGAAGGTGGAGAGGTTCGTTTAAGAGTTGATACTATAGATAATGATCTTGTGATTATAGTGCAGAATTCAGGCAAGCTTTTGATAACCGATGGTTCTACAAGGCTGGGGCTTGAAAATATAAAACAAAGGCTGTCGCTGCTTTATGGAAACAAAGCTTATTTTACCCTCGAGGAAAATAGTAATTTTGTCGAAGCTAAAATTATAATTCCACGAGCATGA